The genome window CATTGGCACCTTTGTGGGCACCAGTGGCCGGGTGTTTCCGCTGGAAGAGCACAAGCCCGCCCACCTGCTGCGCGCCTGGCTGGAGCATCTGCGCACGCTCGGCGTCGAGCTGAAAACCCGTCACCGCTGGTTGGGCTTTGCCGCACAAACGGGGCTGCGAGTGCTCGATGAGGCCGCAGCCCAGGAAACGGTAGTGTACCCCGCTGCTACCCTGCTGGCCCTGGGCGGAGCCAGCTGGACCAAAACCGGCTCCGACGGCCGCTGGACCGCCGCTTTCGAGGAAATTGGGGTGCAAACCGTGCCCTTCGAACCCAGCAACTGCGGGGCGGAGGTAGCATGGTCGGCTTTTTTCCGGGAGAAGGTGGGCCGGCAACCGCTCAAGAACATTGCCCTGCGCTGCGCCGATCACACGGTACGCGGGGAGCTCATGCTCACGGAGTACGGCCTGGAAGGCACGCCGGTATACGCCCTCACGCCGGCCCTGCGGGCGGCGCTGGCAGCAGACGGACAGGCTACCCTTCAGCTTAACCTCAAGCCCGAGCTGCCCACAGCCCAGCTCCTGAGCAAGTTAGCGGGCCGGCGACCGGGCAAGTCCCTGGCGTCTTTCCTGGCCGATGCCCTGAAGCTCAAGCCCCCCATCCCAACTTTGCTCCGGGAGGTAGGCCCGCCAGAACTGCCTGTTGCACCCTCCGAACTGGCCCGGCTGCTCACCAGCCTCCCCATCCCCGTCAGCGGCTTGCGCCCCCTGGATGAGGCCATTAGTACCGCGGGCGGCGTGGCGTGGCCCGAAGTAGATGAGCACCTGATGCTGCGTCGCCGGCCCGGCACCTTCGTGGCCGGCGAAATGCTGGATTGGGAAGCGCCTACGGGTGGCTATCTGCTGCAGGGTTGCTTTAGCACCGGGGCCTGGGCAGCCCGCGGCCTGGCCCAGTGGCTAGGTGCCCCGGTGAGTTTATAAAATTGTGGTATGCAAGGAAGCCGGACGATGCCAGCCGGCCTGGCCAGATGATACCCCCGAAAACGTAACAAGCCCTTCCCTCCAGCGCGGAGAGAAGGGCTTATGTTTTGTTTGTTACGTGTGGCTTGGGCGGGCAGCTAGATCTGCTACGCTGCTTCCGCCGCTTTATCGTTCTTCCCGCTGCACCCGCTCGGCCTCTTCGGCTTCGGCCAGAATGGCTTTGGCCTCGGTGAGCAGGCGCTGGCCGTGGTCGAGCTGCTGGCGCAGGATTAGGGCAAACAGGATGAAGTAGGAGACAATGGGTAGAAAGACCCCCAGGGCAAACCACAGCCAGAACGACCGGCCATAGCTATAGGCGCAGTAGCCGGTAGTGAGCGGCAGCAGCGACATGGCGAAAATACCGCCTATCAGTAGATCTACGAACATAGCACAGCGGAGCGAAGGCGTGGAACTTCTGGAAGATACACCGCTTTCCGCTGGCTGACAAGTCCGGCTGATACTGCGGGCAGTAAGGCAACCACCGGCGGGGCCAGAAAGTTGTGAAAATGTGCCGGTATTTGGCCAGTGAGTCCATCCTTCGTCGGAATTTCTCGTACTTCCACCTTTGCGCTTTCTTTCGCCCACTCCTCGCCCTCCCTATGTGGGAAAACCAAAGTCTGTTCCGCGTTTCGGCCCAGCTCTCGGCCGATGGTATCTTTAATCTGCTCGACCGTAGTCTTAAGCCAGAAGTATTTCTGTTAGGAATTGCCTCGGCGCGCGAAACCTCTGAGCCGGAGGCTATTGTAGTGGAGCCTTCCTCGCACCGCTACCGCCCCCACGACTTTGCCGCCATCAAGGCCCGGGCTGCTGCCCTGGAGCCCGATGGCCCCCGGGAGGTAGTGTACCACCTGCACCCCCTGGACCACGACCGGTTTGAAAAGCACCGCTGGTACGAGCTGTTGCGGCGAGCCACGGAACACTCCCTCAACGACTTAGTAGGCCTGCGGGAGGAAGACCGGGTAAACTTCTGCTCCTTACCGGTGAGCGTGGGCGGCTACCTTGTGATTGTGGTGCTCCAGCTTTCGGCGGAGGTATACACCAGCTACTACGCCTTACCCGGCCCGGCGGGCCCTACCCGGCCGGCCTCGCTGCTGGCCGCTACCGTGCTGGAGTTTCTGCAGGATGCCTCCCGGGCCCTGCGCGAGTCAGACACGGACGACGACCGGCCCGTGCTCGACCGGGACTATAACGAAGTGCTGCGCGCGGCCGGTCGCCGGTTTATGCTGCGGGCCGCGGCCGGCTCACACGGCCTCTATGATGCCTGCAACGGTATTGCGGCCCTGCGCCACGAAGGCGACGAAGGCGTGGGCACCATGCTGATTTCCCGGCGTAACCACCCTTCCGTAGTACCCATCATGACCCTGGAGTCGCCGATACCGCTGCGCGACTACCGCCGGGTGCGCAAGCTACTGGAACTGAGCGAGGACCGCAACGCCCTGCTCACCGATGCCTCCGACGTGTTCGGGCTGGGCTACCTAGTGGAGCCCACCGACCCGCAGTATGAGCCCTTGTTCACGGTGCACTTTACCAAGCACTACAGCTGGGAGCTTAGCCACGACGAGCACGTGATGATGAAAGTTGTGTCGAACACGCCCCGCCTACCCCAGGGCACAGTTGATGAAATCAACTTTGGGGTAGCCCTGCGGCGCGTGTTTCCCGGGGTTGATGCGGCCGGCGCGGCCTACCTCTGGGAGCTGACTCTCAGGGCAACCGCCCAGGCCAATGGCACCATTCTGGTGATTTCGGAGGGAGCAGCCCAGGAAGCGGCCCGCCTCACGCGGCAGTGCTTTCGAGTGTCGCCCCGCCTGATGACGCCTTCGGTTTTGCGCCTAGTCACTAACATCGACGGGGCCGTGCTCATTGATCCGGCGGGCACCTGCTACGCCATTGGCGTCATTCTGGACGGGCTAGCCACGGAAAAGGGCGACTCTTCCCGCGGCTCGCGCTACAACTCGGCGCTCCGCTACGTGGAAAGCAGCCGCTACCCCGTGCTGGTTGTTGTCGTTAGTGAGGACGGCTGGATTGACTTGCTACCCCCCATGCGCCGCTGATTGGCAGACAGTTAGCGGCTA of Hymenobacter sublimis contains these proteins:
- a CDS encoding NAD(P)/FAD-dependent oxidoreductase; translation: MASTSDSGATWVAVVGGGPAGLLAAQHLAEAGHRVTVYEAQATMGRKFLVAGHGGFNLTNGEPAAPFAARYAARQPEFARYFQHFSAAELRAWAHSLGIGTFVGTSGRVFPLEEHKPAHLLRAWLEHLRTLGVELKTRHRWLGFAAQTGLRVLDEAAAQETVVYPAATLLALGGASWTKTGSDGRWTAAFEEIGVQTVPFEPSNCGAEVAWSAFFREKVGRQPLKNIALRCADHTVRGELMLTEYGLEGTPVYALTPALRAALAADGQATLQLNLKPELPTAQLLSKLAGRRPGKSLASFLADALKLKPPIPTLLREVGPPELPVAPSELARLLTSLPIPVSGLRPLDEAISTAGGVAWPEVDEHLMLRRRPGTFVAGEMLDWEAPTGGYLLQGCFSTGAWAARGLAQWLGAPVSL
- a CDS encoding DNA integrity scanning protein DisA nucleotide-binding domain protein, yielding MWENQSLFRVSAQLSADGIFNLLDRSLKPEVFLLGIASARETSEPEAIVVEPSSHRYRPHDFAAIKARAAALEPDGPREVVYHLHPLDHDRFEKHRWYELLRRATEHSLNDLVGLREEDRVNFCSLPVSVGGYLVIVVLQLSAEVYTSYYALPGPAGPTRPASLLAATVLEFLQDASRALRESDTDDDRPVLDRDYNEVLRAAGRRFMLRAAAGSHGLYDACNGIAALRHEGDEGVGTMLISRRNHPSVVPIMTLESPIPLRDYRRVRKLLELSEDRNALLTDASDVFGLGYLVEPTDPQYEPLFTVHFTKHYSWELSHDEHVMMKVVSNTPRLPQGTVDEINFGVALRRVFPGVDAAGAAYLWELTLRATAQANGTILVISEGAAQEAARLTRQCFRVSPRLMTPSVLRLVTNIDGAVLIDPAGTCYAIGVILDGLATEKGDSSRGSRYNSALRYVESSRYPVLVVVVSEDGWIDLLPPMRR